A genome region from Gigantopelta aegis isolate Gae_Host chromosome 3, Gae_host_genome, whole genome shotgun sequence includes the following:
- the LOC121369067 gene encoding glutamic acid-rich protein-like isoform X1, which produces MKRGGKGVFARQTSEKKNRKHSGADPWCLVCGVNLRVDGRSFLLLTEDNAADMRKLFAKILNVEVRDTYASVNLCNKCERALNRISRYDGTESAKKEAKGLRLSLQKNLKEHGQKIVDADVPEHEDAAKNGDVENDVFVENESPLIENEVKSNTKSEVEANQEQGTDPDLDQGQEPVVSPEQDKENIHPNKMPIKDFFKTTRKKKEKKEKKEKKKKEKELQKAADENATADGNTDQQESKEQGPGVKPGTLAALAQTVPKLPDPPRNWDSDPDPDPDAEQNVVDGGETYVPPETVIEDIINVTEETQDEKEKTEGEKPTDPEGPEVKPMEIAEPVKKSEKSPLIKESKLKDTGPGFLCCTIL; this is translated from the exons ATGAAAAGGGGCGGGAAAGGCGTTTTCGCCAGGCAGACGTCGGAGAAAAAGAACCGAAAACATTCTGGCGCAGACCCCTGGTGCCTCGTATGCGGGGTCAACCTCAGGGTGGATGGCCGTAGTTTCCTCTTGCTTACTGAAGATAATGCCGCAGACATGCGCAAGCTTTTTGCGAAGATCCTGAATGTTGAAGTACGCGATACCTACGCGTCTGTGAATCTCTGCAACAAGTGCGAAAGAGCGCTGAACAGGATCAGTCGCTACGATGGCACAGAGTCCGCCAAGAAGGAAGCCAAGGGCCTGAGACTGTCCTTACAGAAGAACCTAAAGGAACATGGTCAGAAAATAGTAGATGCTGATGTCCCTGAGCATGAGGATGCGGCCAAGAACGGGGACGTTGAGAACGATGTCTTTGTTGAAA acGAAAGCCCTTTGATAGAAAACGAAGTGAAGAGTAACACCAAGTCCGAGGTTGAAGCTAACCAAGAACAAGGGACTGACCCTGACCTTGACCAGGGCCAAGAGCCTGTTGTCAGCCCAGAACAAGACAAGGAAAATATCCATCCAAATAAG ATGCCAATCAAAGATTTCTTTAAAACTACtcgaaaaaagaaagagaaaaaggagaaaaaggagaagaaaaagaaagagaaagaattaCAAAAAGCCGCCGACGAAAATGCAACAGCAGATGGAAACACCGACCAACAGGAGTCAAAAGAACAAGGACCTGGCGTAAAACCCGGAACACTGGCAGCGTTGGCCCAAACTGTCCCGAAGTTACCAGATCCGCCTCGGAATTGGGACTCGGACCCGGACCCGGACCCAGACGCGGAACAGAATGTGGTTGATGGCGGCGAGACTTATGTACCTCCCGAGACAGTAATTGAAGACATCATTAACGTGACGGAGGAGACCCAG GATGAGAAGGAAAAGACCGAAGGAGAAAAACCTACAGATCCCGAAGGACCCGAGGTTAAGCCAATGGAAATCGCTGAACCGGTGAAGAAATCGGAAAAGTCTCCTCTCATCAAGGAAAGCAAGCTCAAAGACACCGGCCCTGGCTTCCTCTGCTGTACCATCCTGTAA